TCTCCAACGCCCACGTGGGCGACGTGGGCCTGGTGTACGCCTACACCGACCGGGCCAAGAAGTACCAGGGCATGACCTGCTTCATCGTGGACCTGAAGAACACCGAGGGCATCACCACCCGCGGCATCGAGACCAAGCTGGGCCTGCACTGCGCCCCGACCGGCGAGATCTACTTCGACGGCGCGAAGATCCCCAAGGACTCGGTGCTGGGACAGGTGGGCGAGGGTTTCAAGATCTGCATGTGGCAGCTCAACAACACCCGCCTGGGCTGCGCCGCCGGGGCCCTGGGCTGCGCCGGCGGGCTGCTGGATCTGGCGATCCAGTACGCCAACGAGCGCACCCAGTTCGGGAAGCCCATCGGGCAGTTCCAGATGATCCAGGCCTCGATCGCCGAGCTGGTGGCCGAGCACCACGCGGCCCAGCTCCTGGTGTACCGGGCCGCCTACCTGAAGGACAAGGGCCTGCCCAACCAGTTCGAGACCTCGATCGCCAAGTACTACTCAGCCGAGGCCGCCGTGCACGCGGCCAACGAGGTGATGAAGATCTACGGCTCCTGGGGCTACTCCACCGAGTACCCGGTGGAGCGCTACTTCCGGGACGCCAAGTCCTACCAGGTGGTGGAGGGCACCTCCAACATCCAGAAGCTCATCATCGCCGGCATCGCCCTGGGCAACGCCCCCAACCGGTGACGCCCCTCCCCCCTCCGGCACGAACGCCCCGGCCGCCTGCGTGGTCGGGGCGTTTTCGTCTGGGAAGCCTCGGTGGGCCACGGGGCGGCTCTCCGGTTCTCGCCCAGCCCTCCACCAGGCCCCATGCCCCCGAGTTGTGGCGCCAGCAACGTCCGGGCTGAAAGCGGAGGGGGCATGGGGCCCGCTTCCGGCCGCGCGCGAAGCCGGGCATGAGATTCGCCGCGCAGGCACGGGGCAGCCACCGTGGTTTCCTAACAGGCCGGCCGGAGCCGAGCGGTTTCAGGGTACAAGCGTTGAAGGCGCTGCGCGGCGAGCTAAGGGGCCGCACGCGGCTCTCCAGCAGACCCCATGCCCCCGAGAAGCTCTGGTGGCGGCTCGGGAGCCGCCCGCCCATCTGCCCACCGGGCCGAGGGCCCGATGTTATGGTCTTTCGACCGACGACCGTAGACCGTAGCCGCCCCATGTTTTGTCTCCGGAAACCCGGGTCCAGGGGTTGCATACCGACCGTGCGTTTGGTAAACAGGGGAACGTTTCGATCCCGTGTTTTCCCCGGCGGAAGGCCCCGTGCCGGCGAGCGGCCGAACGGGCGCGGTGGAAAACGGTCGGGGTCGTTTGAATCTTCACCGCTCGCGTCGCATGCCGCGGGACGCGAGCCGCCCTGCCCTTACCCCCTCCAGCCTGGACGAAGGGAGCGCAAGATCATGAACATCGCCGACACCCTGGACCGGAACAACATTTTCTTTC
This is a stretch of genomic DNA from Deferrisoma camini S3R1. It encodes these proteins:
- the acd gene encoding glutaryl-CoA dehydrogenase Acd, which codes for MVFELTPEQKMVQEQARRFAENEIKPYVEKEEAEHAFPLERVRKMAELGFFGCGIDEKYGGNGMGLLESVLLAEQIAKVSPSWRLPFNMQNLGPALTVQKFGTEEQKEKYIPGWVSAEKIGFFAITEPNSGSDVAGMKTTATDKGDHWELNGTKTWISNAHVGDVGLVYAYTDRAKKYQGMTCFIVDLKNTEGITTRGIETKLGLHCAPTGEIYFDGAKIPKDSVLGQVGEGFKICMWQLNNTRLGCAAGALGCAGGLLDLAIQYANERTQFGKPIGQFQMIQASIAELVAEHHAAQLLVYRAAYLKDKGLPNQFETSIAKYYSAEAAVHAANEVMKIYGSWGYSTEYPVERYFRDAKSYQVVEGTSNIQKLIIAGIALGNAPNR